A single genomic interval of Lewinellaceae bacterium harbors:
- a CDS encoding GNAT family N-acetyltransferase: MSIQLTIANATHLPYVEELVEMYRLSAEERKTGIALRKPEYLQKKMLNGDAIIALDGTLLIGFCYIETWSHHKYVANSGLIVKNAYRKQGLAKMIKVRAFQLARDKYPSAKVFGITTSLAVMKINSELGYKPVTFSELTQDTEFWDACKSCPNYDILERNERRMCLCTGMLAPSKEEAPHLDLSHLILQPNPVE, encoded by the coding sequence ATGTCCATTCAACTAACTATTGCCAATGCAACCCATCTTCCCTATGTGGAAGAACTGGTTGAAATGTATCGTCTTTCTGCTGAAGAGCGCAAAACCGGGATTGCTTTGCGAAAACCGGAGTATCTCCAAAAGAAAATGCTTAATGGCGATGCGATTATCGCCCTGGACGGAACATTGCTGATCGGATTTTGCTACATCGAGACCTGGTCACATCATAAATACGTCGCCAACTCCGGATTGATCGTTAAAAATGCCTACCGAAAACAAGGATTGGCCAAGATGATTAAGGTGCGTGCCTTCCAACTGGCGCGGGATAAATACCCTAGTGCCAAGGTATTCGGTATCACCACCAGCCTGGCCGTGATGAAAATCAATTCGGAATTAGGTTACAAGCCAGTTACCTTTTCAGAATTGACCCAGGATACCGAATTTTGGGACGCATGCAAAAGCTGTCCTAATTACGATATCCTGGAGCGCAATGAGCGACGCATGTGTCTATGCACCGGCATGCTCGCGCCTTCTAAAGAAGAGGCGCCTCATCTGGACTTATCCCATCTGATCCTTCAACCAAATCCTGTAGAGTAA
- a CDS encoding argininosuccinate synthase, with product MTKEHVVLAYSGGLDTSFCVKYLKEEKGLDVHAVLVQTGGYSHEQLETVREKAMQLGAVHFEVIDATRDYYDQCLKYLIFGNVLRNQTYPLSVSAERMFQALAIVRYANASGAKYVAHGSTGAGNDQVRFDLAFEVLGNNLEIITPIRDLKLSRQEEIAYLEKHGVSWSWEKAKYSINQGIWGTSVGGAETLTSDQGLPEEAWPKPATAHEVREVVLGFTHGEPSSLDGKEFDHPVQLIEALEAIATPYGVGRDMHVGDTIIGIKGRVGFAAAAALIIIRSHHLLEKHTLGKWQQYWKEQLGNWYGMFLHEAQFLDPVMRNIETFLTDTQKHVTGDVRVKLYPHRFECLGVRTPYDLMQTKFGQYGEMNNAWTGDDVKGFTTVLGNASKLYFSLHQEEKIKT from the coding sequence ATGACCAAAGAACATGTGGTTCTGGCGTATAGTGGCGGCCTGGATACTTCATTTTGCGTAAAATACCTCAAAGAAGAAAAAGGACTTGACGTTCATGCGGTTCTGGTCCAGACCGGAGGATATTCCCACGAACAACTTGAGACTGTTCGCGAAAAAGCCATGCAATTAGGAGCGGTTCACTTCGAAGTCATCGATGCGACCCGGGATTATTACGATCAATGCCTGAAGTACCTGATCTTCGGCAACGTACTTAGAAATCAAACCTATCCACTGTCCGTAAGTGCCGAGCGTATGTTTCAGGCGCTGGCCATCGTGCGCTATGCGAATGCAAGCGGTGCAAAATATGTAGCCCATGGAAGCACCGGTGCCGGCAATGACCAGGTTCGTTTTGACCTTGCTTTTGAGGTATTGGGTAACAACCTCGAAATCATCACCCCAATCCGGGACCTGAAATTAAGCCGGCAGGAAGAGATCGCCTATCTCGAAAAACATGGTGTGTCCTGGAGCTGGGAAAAAGCAAAATATTCCATCAACCAGGGAATCTGGGGTACCAGCGTCGGCGGCGCAGAAACCTTAACATCCGATCAGGGATTGCCTGAAGAGGCATGGCCCAAGCCGGCCACTGCTCACGAAGTCCGGGAAGTTGTCCTGGGATTTACCCACGGTGAGCCGTCATCCCTCGATGGCAAGGAATTTGACCATCCCGTACAACTCATCGAAGCTTTGGAAGCCATTGCAACACCTTACGGTGTAGGACGTGATATGCACGTCGGCGACACCATCATCGGCATTAAAGGCCGGGTTGGCTTTGCTGCCGCAGCTGCATTAATTATCATCCGGTCACATCACTTGCTGGAGAAACATACCCTGGGCAAGTGGCAACAATACTGGAAAGAGCAATTAGGCAACTGGTATGGCATGTTCCTGCACGAAGCTCAGTTCCTCGATCCGGTGATGCGTAATATCGAAACATTCCTGACGGATACCCAGAAGCATGTTACCGGCGATGTCCGAGTCAAGTTGTATCCACATCGTTTTGAATGCCTTGGTGTGCGTACTCCATACGATCTGATGCAGACCAAATTTGGCCAGTACGGTGAGATGAACAATGCCTGGACAGGAGACGACGTCAAAGGGTTCACAACGGTATTAGGCAATGCATCCAAATTATACTTCTCCCTGCATCAGGAAGAAAAAATAAAAACATGA